From Micromonospora sp. NBC_01699, a single genomic window includes:
- a CDS encoding tyrosine-type recombinase/integrase — protein MSADPARVATARQLLAHLGVTLADLQAEPGPGLPTLAEYLPQVVAAAGPGTRRTYGTYWNRMAAVWGDRPLDAVAASDIEAMQRQAAATARSRRNSRSGRHAGELVIAAARAIYNRAIADGLIDPGASPAHRVVKPRRLPSTRRALTPDELEEINLAARTSGNDVILDALLLRLHTETACRRGGALGLRLTDLNTDRGLVRLTEKGATLRWQPITLDLAAHLDEHARIRSAVLPTDQLLRYRNGRPITSRRYDHLWKRIGERLPWVAAQGISTHWLRHTTLTWVERHYGYGVARAYAGHTDSTGPATTTYIKADLQAVATALAAMTGQPHPLSGARLRTI, from the coding sequence GTGTCGGCTGATCCCGCCCGCGTCGCTACTGCGCGGCAGTTGCTGGCCCATCTGGGCGTCACCCTCGCCGATCTGCAGGCCGAGCCCGGTCCGGGCCTGCCGACGCTGGCCGAGTACCTGCCCCAGGTTGTCGCCGCGGCCGGTCCGGGCACCCGACGCACGTATGGCACCTACTGGAACCGGATGGCCGCCGTCTGGGGCGACCGTCCCTTGGACGCGGTCGCGGCCAGCGACATCGAGGCCATGCAGCGACAGGCTGCGGCGACTGCCCGGTCGCGGCGTAACAGCCGCAGCGGTCGCCACGCGGGCGAGCTCGTGATCGCCGCTGCGCGCGCCATTTACAACCGGGCAATCGCCGACGGGCTCATCGATCCCGGCGCCAGCCCCGCCCACCGGGTGGTCAAGCCCCGCCGACTACCGAGCACCCGCCGCGCACTGACCCCCGACGAACTCGAAGAGATCAACCTTGCCGCTCGTACCAGTGGCAACGACGTCATCCTCGACGCCCTGCTGCTGCGTCTGCACACCGAGACCGCCTGCCGCCGCGGCGGCGCCCTCGGGCTACGGCTGACCGACCTGAACACCGACCGCGGGCTGGTGCGGCTGACCGAGAAGGGCGCCACCCTGCGCTGGCAACCCATCACCCTCGACCTGGCCGCCCACCTCGACGAACACGCCCGCATCCGCAGCGCGGTACTGCCCACCGACCAACTGCTTCGCTACCGCAACGGTCGGCCGATCACCAGCCGCCGTTACGACCACCTGTGGAAACGCATCGGCGAGCGACTGCCGTGGGTGGCCGCCCAGGGCATCTCCACCCACTGGCTACGCCACACCACCCTGACCTGGGTCGAGCGCCACTACGGCTACGGCGTCGCCCGCGCCTACGCCGGACACACCGACTCCACCGGCCCAGCCACCACCACCTACATCAAAGCCGACCTACAAGCCGTCGCCACCGCACTGGCCGCCATGACCGGCCAACCACACCCGCTGTCCGGGGCACGGCTTAGGACGATCTAG
- a CDS encoding RidA family protein: MMITRTNPPGLHSTPGYHHVTVVAAGRTAFLAGQCPLDSTGALVGRADVGAQVDQVVANTLAALSSVGAGPEHVVRTVIYVVSADREVLASVWSRLRESPLAVAFTTASTLLGVAQLGFPDQLVELDVTAALP, encoded by the coding sequence ATGATGATCACGCGTACGAACCCGCCCGGGCTGCACTCGACTCCGGGGTACCACCACGTGACGGTGGTGGCCGCTGGGCGTACTGCTTTTCTCGCCGGGCAGTGCCCGCTCGATTCGACCGGGGCGTTGGTGGGTCGGGCGGACGTGGGCGCCCAGGTCGACCAGGTGGTCGCGAACACCCTGGCCGCACTGAGCTCGGTCGGTGCCGGACCCGAGCACGTCGTACGGACGGTGATCTATGTGGTCAGCGCCGACCGGGAGGTGCTGGCCAGCGTCTGGTCACGCTTGCGCGAGTCGCCACTCGCCGTCGCGTTCACCACCGCCAGCACCCTGCTCGGCGTCGCCCAGCTGGGTTTCCCGGACCAACTGGTGGAACTCGACGTCACCGCCGCTCTGCCCTAG
- a CDS encoding tetratricopeptide repeat protein → MSQPPPLPAVRRNAQALSDAGDSPAARRLLGQAIEAGRPAYGEDDREVLTTAHLLARLHVQADDPAAARRVLEEALAAGLRRWGDGDPLLLAISFDLGTVAEELGNRHEARRNFSRVATAGPAALGVDHWTVRAAREYLGGSPSASGSGTIPEPATAVLPSTAPGIVAPIAAAPPAGSTGVAAPSAPLPPPALGTAGPYPPIAPAPTTAASAPTPAASAQPPSAAPAPVAPRFTPSPTRAAPTQPGPTQPSPTQAASTQPGPIQPGPIQPGPIPLRSAQAGPLQPGPTQPGPIQAGPIQPGPVPSPPLPSGPPPTTSIQSTPPRSLAAYEPPTQPVPTQQTWPLPGPTAAQPARPTTAQPAGPATAQPQGPATAQPAGPATAQLAYPSVAAAPGTPYQVISTPTTVAPAPPNRAVGAVIAAGIAAAVAVLAAIVVVVVTLLDQPVTPAGPNAGASTGTEAQPDAGGDPPSRLALRDDGTAITITWTDPSAGTVSFIVAGGRRGQPLGPMATVDPGSTSHTVNGMSAKVDYCFTVVAVYSTEVVATAEQVCTDRG, encoded by the coding sequence GTGTCCCAGCCGCCGCCCCTACCCGCCGTCCGACGCAACGCGCAGGCGCTCTCCGACGCCGGTGACTCCCCCGCCGCCCGCCGCCTGCTCGGCCAGGCGATCGAGGCGGGGCGGCCGGCGTACGGGGAGGATGACCGGGAGGTGCTGACCACCGCGCACCTGCTGGCCCGGTTGCACGTACAGGCGGATGATCCGGCCGCTGCGCGGCGGGTGCTGGAGGAGGCGCTGGCCGCCGGGCTGCGTCGCTGGGGTGACGGCGATCCGCTGCTGCTGGCGATCTCGTTCGATCTGGGCACGGTCGCCGAGGAACTCGGCAACCGGCACGAGGCCCGCCGCAACTTCAGCCGGGTGGCGACCGCCGGGCCCGCGGCGCTCGGCGTCGACCACTGGACGGTACGGGCAGCGCGTGAGTACCTCGGCGGGTCGCCCTCGGCGAGTGGCTCGGGGACGATCCCGGAGCCGGCCACCGCCGTGCTCCCGTCGACCGCCCCCGGGATCGTGGCGCCGATCGCTGCTGCCCCGCCCGCCGGCAGCACCGGGGTCGCCGCGCCGAGCGCTCCGCTCCCACCACCGGCCCTCGGGACCGCCGGCCCCTACCCGCCGATCGCGCCAGCGCCGACCACGGCCGCATCGGCACCGACCCCAGCCGCGTCGGCACAGCCGCCATCGGCCGCACCGGCACCGGTCGCGCCCCGGTTCACCCCGTCCCCGACCCGGGCCGCGCCAACCCAACCCGGCCCAACCCAGCCGTCCCCGACCCAGGCTGCATCAACCCAACCCGGACCGATCCAACCCGGACCGATCCAGCCCGGACCGATCCCGCTCAGATCGGCTCAGGCCGGACCGCTCCAGCCCGGACCAACCCAGCCCGGACCGATCCAGGCTGGACCGATCCAGCCGGGCCCGGTCCCGTCGCCGCCGCTCCCATCCGGGCCGCCCCCGACCACGTCAATTCAATCCACGCCGCCCCGGAGCCTGGCGGCGTACGAGCCCCCGACGCAGCCCGTTCCGACGCAGCAGACGTGGCCGCTGCCCGGCCCAACAGCAGCCCAACCAGCACGGCCGACAACGGCCCAACCGGCGGGACCGGCAACAGCCCAACCACAGGGACCGGCAACAGCCCAACCGGCGGGACCGGCAACGGCACAGCTGGCGTACCCGTCGGTGGCGGCGGCGCCGGGTACGCCGTACCAGGTGATCTCGACGCCGACCACGGTGGCGCCCGCCCCGCCGAACCGGGCTGTCGGTGCGGTGATCGCGGCCGGGATCGCGGCCGCGGTGGCGGTGCTGGCCGCGATCGTGGTGGTGGTCGTCACGCTGCTCGACCAGCCGGTCACGCCGGCCGGGCCGAACGCCGGGGCGAGTACGGGGACCGAGGCGCAGCCGGACGCCGGTGGGGATCCGCCGAGCCGGCTCGCCCTGCGCGACGACGGTACGGCGATCACGATCACCTGGACCGACCCGAGCGCCGGTACGGTGTCGTTCATCGTGGCCGGTGGTCGGCGCGGCCAGCCGCTGGGTCCGATGGCGACCGTCGACCCGGGCAGTACGAGTCACACGGTCAACGGGATGAGCGCCAAGGTCGACTACTGCTTCACCGTGGTCGCCGTCTACTCGACCGAGGTGGTCGCCACCGCCGAGCAGGTGTGTACCGACCGGGGATAG
- a CDS encoding fibronectin type III domain-containing protein: MRGGLVTIGTVGALVAAMGLTVLGLGAADNAVASFDASSWLWSTARSELARVNGITARVDTRMQLPQGRSHPMQVTQTDKMLVLRDLTTGQVSSLDLATLQVVARTQTTSGLGVNVALHEDSAFVVDAVQGIVRQLDPRSLTPVGEPVRFLPGITGGAFDGKGRLWIGVPSEGTVSAITPAVLPSAAASPGGGSAAGLSPKEVRSLTVAEPSHDLALSTLDDGVAVLDRTAGVLTTVRGEEQPRTVKLDTSGPASMPLRSGGSQVAVTVSDDRNVYVVGDGAVQQRFAVPGAGPLSPAVAWAGRFYCADEQTGTVYSFDSSGKQVDKIEVAGANGPLELEVRENHLFINAPNSANAQVVDDKNAARPVNKYANDILGGDPPPVAPPPAPPQKPLVGKPGAPRSVTAAAGNSQARVTWRAAPANGSAITRYVVEGAGKEFQVGANQRSLEVTGLTNGQSYRFSVRAVNAKGTGPARTSNAVVPTSEVPDPPASVTAQERPDGTVLVKWPAANGQGYKITRYAVTAISAGATSLAGESTKTELVIPAGELDYGNQYAFQVVAVNQKGAGSTPSPVSNSVVPFAKPDAPTNLAATTVAGEAGAISVIWADARDNGRPVTKYVVTAGGKTTEVTEPRVKLTGLGNSQTITVKVHAVSEAGAGADATDTARTVALPRVTVTGSSADASSITVNFTVDAGGGQATCSVTPAGRPAVNGACSSIRATGLTPGTSYTFTVRASNAAGAGEATGTRQTNDQFGIATCNNGENGDTATYCNRERPDARNGNEIFRVPRQDNNQQAGWARPGTRLQAYCKAQGEDVDSYIYNNQKRSTWWVQVEFEGRRPYIPWAWLNLEGGDNINVLPNC, translated from the coding sequence ATGCGGGGCGGCCTGGTCACCATCGGTACGGTGGGTGCGCTGGTCGCGGCGATGGGGCTGACCGTGCTCGGGCTCGGCGCGGCCGACAACGCGGTCGCCAGCTTCGACGCCAGTTCCTGGCTGTGGAGCACGGCGCGCAGCGAGTTGGCCCGGGTCAACGGGATCACCGCGCGGGTGGACACCCGGATGCAGTTGCCGCAGGGCCGCAGCCATCCGATGCAGGTGACCCAGACGGACAAGATGCTGGTGCTGCGCGATCTCACCACCGGCCAGGTCAGCTCCCTCGATCTGGCCACGTTGCAGGTCGTCGCCCGTACCCAGACGACCTCGGGGCTCGGGGTCAACGTGGCCCTGCACGAGGACTCGGCGTTCGTGGTCGACGCGGTCCAGGGCATCGTGCGGCAGCTCGACCCCCGTTCGCTGACGCCGGTCGGCGAGCCGGTGCGGTTCCTGCCGGGGATCACCGGCGGTGCGTTCGACGGCAAGGGCCGGCTCTGGATCGGGGTGCCGAGCGAGGGCACGGTCTCGGCGATCACCCCGGCGGTGCTGCCGTCGGCCGCCGCGTCGCCGGGCGGTGGGTCGGCCGCCGGGTTGAGCCCGAAGGAGGTACGCAGCCTCACGGTCGCCGAGCCCAGTCACGACCTGGCCCTCTCCACCCTGGATGACGGGGTCGCGGTGCTGGACCGGACCGCCGGGGTGCTGACCACGGTCCGGGGCGAGGAGCAGCCGCGTACGGTCAAGCTGGACACCAGCGGTCCCGCCAGCATGCCGTTGCGGTCCGGCGGGTCGCAGGTGGCGGTGACGGTGTCGGACGACCGGAACGTCTACGTGGTCGGTGACGGCGCGGTGCAGCAGCGGTTCGCGGTCCCCGGTGCGGGTCCGCTGAGCCCGGCGGTCGCCTGGGCGGGCCGGTTCTACTGCGCCGACGAGCAGACCGGGACGGTCTACTCGTTCGACTCCTCCGGCAAGCAGGTCGACAAGATCGAGGTTGCCGGGGCGAACGGGCCACTGGAGTTGGAGGTGCGGGAGAACCACCTGTTCATCAACGCGCCGAACTCGGCGAACGCGCAGGTGGTCGACGACAAGAACGCGGCCCGGCCGGTGAACAAGTACGCGAACGACATTCTCGGTGGGGACCCGCCGCCGGTCGCTCCGCCGCCGGCCCCGCCGCAGAAGCCGCTGGTCGGCAAGCCCGGTGCGCCGAGGAGCGTGACGGCCGCGGCCGGTAACTCGCAGGCACGGGTGACCTGGCGGGCGGCGCCGGCCAACGGCTCGGCGATCACCCGGTACGTGGTGGAGGGTGCCGGCAAGGAGTTCCAGGTCGGTGCGAACCAGCGGTCGTTGGAGGTCACCGGGCTGACCAACGGACAGTCGTACCGGTTCTCGGTCCGGGCGGTGAACGCGAAGGGCACCGGGCCGGCGCGGACGAGCAACGCGGTGGTGCCGACGTCGGAGGTGCCGGACCCACCGGCGAGCGTGACCGCGCAGGAGCGTCCGGACGGCACGGTGTTGGTGAAATGGCCGGCGGCGAACGGCCAGGGCTACAAGATCACCCGGTACGCGGTGACCGCGATCTCGGCCGGCGCCACCTCCCTGGCCGGCGAGTCGACCAAGACCGAACTGGTCATCCCGGCCGGTGAACTCGACTACGGCAACCAGTACGCGTTCCAGGTCGTCGCGGTGAACCAGAAGGGCGCGGGTTCGACCCCGTCCCCGGTGAGCAACTCGGTGGTGCCGTTCGCCAAGCCGGACGCGCCGACGAATCTCGCCGCGACCACGGTGGCGGGCGAGGCCGGGGCGATCTCGGTGATCTGGGCCGACGCCCGCGACAACGGCCGACCGGTGACGAAGTACGTGGTCACGGCCGGCGGCAAGACCACTGAGGTGACCGAGCCTCGGGTGAAGCTGACCGGACTCGGCAACAGCCAGACGATCACGGTGAAGGTGCACGCGGTCAGCGAGGCCGGTGCCGGCGCCGACGCGACCGACACCGCCCGTACGGTGGCGCTGCCACGGGTGACGGTCACCGGCAGCTCCGCCGACGCGTCTTCGATCACGGTCAACTTCACCGTGGACGCCGGTGGCGGGCAGGCCACCTGTTCGGTGACGCCGGCCGGGCGGCCGGCGGTCAACGGCGCCTGCTCCAGCATCCGGGCCACCGGGCTGACCCCCGGCACGAGCTACACCTTCACCGTCCGGGCGAGCAACGCCGCCGGTGCCGGCGAGGCCACCGGCACCCGCCAGACCAACGACCAGTTCGGGATCGCGACCTGCAACAACGGCGAGAACGGCGACACCGCCACCTACTGCAACCGGGAGCGGCCCGACGCCCGCAACGGCAACGAGATCTTCCGGGTGCCCCGGCAGGACAACAACCAGCAGGCCGGTTGGGCCAGGCCCGGCACCCGGTTGCAGGCGTACTGCAAGGCGCAGGGTGAGGACGTCGACTCGTACATCTACAACAACCAGAAGCGCAGCACCTGGTGGGTGCAGGTGGAATTCGAGGGGCGCCGGCCGTACATCCCGTGGGCGTGGTTGAACCTGGAGGGCGGGGACAACATCAACGTGCTGCCGAACTGCTGA
- a CDS encoding AAA family ATPase, translating to MNSHEPLSPQHVQGFAALAARLADAVSSVVLGKPEVVRLALTALFAQGHVLLEDVPGVGKTTLARAIAATVRGQWRRIQFTPDLLPSDVSGVTIFNQATRGFEFHPGPVFANIVIADEINRASPKTQSALLEVMEERTVTVDGVRHPVPQPFLVVATQNPVEMDGTYRLPEAQLDRFLVKLTIGYPDEAVEIEVLRGATVRSPEALEPVTDTATVGEMVRMAQRVHIADPLYAYAVRLAAATRTHAQVRVGVSPRGVIALTRAACAYALIDGRAWIQPEDLKALVEPVFAHRILLSPDAQVRGVTAADVLRQAVASVPVPLPSGQPSRTGV from the coding sequence ATGAACAGCCACGAGCCGCTCAGCCCGCAGCATGTGCAGGGCTTCGCCGCGCTGGCCGCCCGGCTCGCCGACGCCGTCAGTTCGGTGGTGCTCGGCAAGCCGGAGGTGGTCCGGTTGGCGCTGACCGCGCTCTTCGCGCAGGGTCACGTGCTGCTGGAGGACGTACCCGGGGTGGGTAAGACGACCCTGGCGCGGGCGATCGCGGCGACCGTACGCGGGCAGTGGCGGCGGATCCAGTTCACCCCGGACCTGCTCCCCTCCGACGTGTCCGGGGTGACGATCTTCAACCAGGCGACCCGTGGCTTCGAGTTCCATCCGGGACCGGTGTTCGCCAACATCGTCATCGCCGACGAGATCAACCGGGCGTCGCCGAAGACCCAGTCGGCGCTGCTGGAGGTGATGGAGGAACGCACCGTCACCGTCGACGGCGTACGCCACCCGGTGCCGCAGCCGTTCCTGGTCGTCGCGACCCAGAACCCGGTCGAGATGGACGGCACCTACCGGCTGCCGGAGGCGCAACTCGACCGGTTCCTGGTGAAGCTGACCATCGGCTACCCGGACGAGGCGGTCGAGATCGAGGTGCTGCGCGGGGCGACGGTCCGGTCGCCGGAGGCGCTCGAACCGGTCACCGACACCGCCACGGTCGGCGAGATGGTGCGGATGGCCCAGCGGGTGCACATCGCCGACCCGCTCTACGCGTACGCGGTCCGGCTGGCCGCCGCGACCCGTACCCACGCGCAGGTCCGGGTCGGGGTGAGCCCGCGCGGGGTGATCGCCCTGACCCGCGCTGCGTGCGCGTACGCGCTGATCGACGGGCGGGCGTGGATCCAGCCGGAGGACCTGAAGGCGCTGGTCGAACCGGTCTTCGCGCACCGGATCCTGCTCTCCCCCGACGCCCAGGTGCGCGGGGTGACGGCCGCCGACGTACTCCGCCAGGCGGTGGCGTCGGTGCCGGTGCCGCTGCCCTCCGGTCAGCCCAGCCGGACCGGGGTCTGA
- a CDS encoding DUF58 domain-containing protein, with protein sequence MTITSRGIGLLVGACLLLLLGFRFGYPELTLLGTAAAIALGCAVAAAAWRPRLGVDRHADPDRVGRGESATMTLTVRNGGRVRSANLIAEDRCGNRPVPVPLLRLRPGRDTTVSYPVPTHRRGVVPVGPLRVTGRDALGLVVVARAHGDVARVWVHPRIHPLTAVPTGVARSMDGRVDRVPHGSITFDSLREYVVGDELRRVHWRTSARIGELMVRENLDTSLPQLVVLLDDRAAAHPVVVDGVAETFESACEAAASVVAAARREELPVTLVLVADPGTGDDFLDRLAAAELRTTSRITGEARERADGAEQPPRADGGRADGGEKPPRADVGGEPLRADVGGEPLRAVLNRLRQQRLGDTLIFLTGPGGRDDLGQLGTLRATYPSVLAGVFGDPVRTPAEPAGVRVLDVADGVEFAAEWDGVRRW encoded by the coding sequence ATGACGATCACCTCCCGGGGCATCGGCCTGCTCGTCGGCGCCTGCCTCCTCCTGCTGCTCGGATTCCGGTTCGGCTACCCCGAGCTGACCCTGCTCGGCACCGCCGCGGCGATCGCGCTCGGTTGCGCGGTGGCCGCCGCCGCCTGGCGCCCGAGGCTGGGCGTGGACCGGCACGCCGACCCGGACCGGGTCGGGCGCGGCGAGTCGGCGACGATGACCCTGACCGTACGCAACGGTGGCCGGGTCCGGTCGGCGAACCTGATCGCCGAGGACCGGTGCGGCAACCGCCCGGTGCCGGTGCCCCTGCTCCGGCTGCGTCCGGGGCGGGACACCACGGTCAGCTACCCGGTGCCGACCCACCGCCGAGGCGTGGTGCCGGTCGGCCCGCTGCGGGTCACCGGCCGCGACGCCCTCGGGCTGGTGGTGGTGGCCCGCGCGCACGGCGACGTGGCCCGGGTGTGGGTGCACCCACGGATCCACCCGCTGACCGCCGTACCGACCGGGGTGGCGCGGAGCATGGACGGCCGGGTGGACCGGGTGCCGCACGGCTCGATCACCTTCGACTCACTGCGCGAGTACGTCGTCGGCGACGAACTGCGCCGGGTGCACTGGCGGACCAGTGCCCGGATCGGCGAGCTGATGGTCCGGGAGAACCTCGACACCAGCCTGCCGCAGTTGGTGGTGCTGCTCGACGACCGGGCCGCCGCGCACCCGGTGGTGGTCGACGGGGTCGCGGAGACCTTCGAGTCTGCCTGCGAGGCCGCCGCCTCGGTGGTCGCCGCCGCCCGTCGGGAGGAACTGCCGGTGACCCTGGTCCTGGTCGCCGATCCGGGGACGGGCGACGACTTCCTGGACCGGCTCGCCGCCGCCGAACTGCGCACCACCTCGCGGATCACCGGCGAGGCGCGGGAGCGGGCCGACGGCGCCGAACAGCCGCCGCGGGCCGACGGCGGGCGGGCCGACGGTGGGGAGAAGCCGCCGCGGGCGGATGTCGGCGGAGAGCCGCTGCGGGCCGATGTCGGCGGGGAGCCGCTGCGGGCCGTACTCAACCGGCTGCGTCAGCAGCGGCTCGGTGACACCCTGATCTTCCTCACCGGGCCGGGTGGCCGCGACGACCTGGGACAGCTCGGGACGTTGCGGGCGACGTACCCGTCGGTGCTCGCCGGGGTCTTCGGTGACCCGGTGCGCACCCCGGCCGAACCGGCCGGGGTGCGGGTGCTCGACGTGGCCGACGGGGTCGAGTTCGCCGCCGAGTGGGACGGGGTACGCCGATGGTGA
- a CDS encoding transglutaminaseTgpA domain-containing protein: MVSRARVTSLLRAVPVPLALIAMIGLAGAVLGRVYAGGLLSQLVLGAAVGSVGVSVAARRLPSWLVAPVSVLAMAGYVGFALRLAAQRAELPGGFADLVAEAGRNGIPRLLTAMIPVEPVPDTVIVPLVATWLAGLAGAEVAVRAGRVLLGYAAPALLYAGALYVVGPNAEPAIWWTVAFAAAAAIGLAVPAASTTPVAVAADAEATVPPTVRAAIRVRMLAGTAAGVVLVVGLAALLAPVVAGRVGSTPVDPRRYVQPPRVDSLDENPLIRISGWALNPDQKLLDLRTTGAAAPAGDNAPPAGDGGTPADGDAQPDDEGGDTGGRVGDPGSAETSARAGGVRVRLAVLSDYDGVTWRVGATYRNAGRILPTVEPAPNVTVRRIQQEITIGELAGRLLPAVPTPREVAGARVAYDQGSGTLIRPEGLTPGLRYAVTSASETPDVNLLASANVPAGDQVARVLRVAEGVPDPVRRLADQLATDNGAPYSRAVAIEEFLAEHYRLVADAPSGHAYPNLNFFLFGPRDGGGQRGTSEQFAAGFAVLGRLMGLPTRVVVGFHSATGEGPVTGGDAYAWPEVLFDELGWVAFDPLPRPDTEPRPVEEDFTPKPQEPPPVQDEPAPAATPTPQASAGPAAAPQTGSGASLPVLAGGGSGALLLVLAGFVLAVTMMRRGLRRRRLDEGSPADRIAGAWREVTDALRLAGHPVAASLDATEVAAYAAEIAGTSVVTGPGAPGGTGAAPKPRPSPRPRPTPAPTPDRSGTERTGTERTRTGQPVVPPIGELATLVNVATFAPGTASDEQARRAGSLAVGFATALRAVRPWWRRVLWSLHPGPLRWRR, encoded by the coding sequence ATGGTGAGCCGCGCCCGCGTCACCTCGCTGCTGCGGGCGGTCCCGGTGCCGCTGGCCCTGATCGCCATGATCGGCCTGGCCGGTGCGGTTCTCGGCCGGGTCTACGCCGGAGGACTGCTCAGCCAACTGGTGCTCGGCGCGGCGGTCGGCTCGGTCGGCGTCAGCGTCGCCGCCCGGCGGCTGCCGTCCTGGCTGGTCGCACCGGTGTCGGTGCTGGCGATGGCCGGCTATGTCGGGTTCGCGCTGCGGCTGGCGGCGCAGCGGGCCGAACTGCCCGGCGGCTTCGCCGACCTCGTCGCCGAAGCCGGCCGCAACGGCATCCCCCGGCTGCTCACCGCGATGATCCCGGTCGAGCCGGTGCCGGACACCGTGATCGTGCCGCTGGTGGCGACCTGGCTGGCCGGGCTCGCCGGGGCGGAGGTGGCGGTGCGCGCCGGCCGGGTGCTGCTCGGCTACGCCGCACCGGCCCTGCTCTACGCCGGTGCCCTGTACGTGGTCGGCCCGAACGCCGAGCCGGCGATCTGGTGGACGGTGGCGTTCGCCGCCGCCGCCGCGATCGGGCTGGCCGTACCGGCTGCGTCGACCACACCTGTTGCGGTTGCGGCCGACGCCGAGGCGACGGTCCCGCCGACCGTACGGGCCGCTATCCGGGTCCGGATGCTCGCCGGCACCGCCGCCGGGGTGGTCCTGGTCGTCGGCCTCGCCGCGCTGCTGGCACCCGTGGTCGCCGGTCGGGTCGGCAGCACCCCGGTCGACCCCCGCCGGTACGTGCAACCACCCCGGGTGGACAGTCTGGACGAGAACCCGCTGATCCGGATCTCCGGTTGGGCGCTCAATCCCGACCAGAAGCTGCTCGACCTGCGCACCACCGGTGCGGCGGCCCCGGCCGGCGACAACGCGCCGCCCGCCGGGGACGGCGGGACCCCGGCGGACGGGGACGCACAGCCCGACGACGAGGGCGGGGACACCGGCGGACGGGTCGGTGATCCGGGCTCGGCCGAAACCTCCGCCCGCGCCGGCGGCGTACGGGTCCGGCTCGCCGTGCTCAGCGACTACGACGGGGTCACCTGGCGGGTCGGCGCCACCTACCGCAACGCCGGCCGGATCCTGCCCACGGTTGAGCCGGCGCCGAACGTGACCGTGCGACGGATCCAGCAGGAGATCACCATCGGTGAACTGGCCGGCCGGCTGCTGCCGGCGGTGCCGACGCCACGGGAGGTCGCCGGGGCCCGGGTCGCGTACGACCAGGGCAGCGGGACGCTGATCCGACCGGAGGGCCTGACACCGGGGTTGCGGTACGCGGTCACCTCCGCCAGCGAAACGCCGGACGTGAACCTGCTCGCCTCGGCGAACGTACCCGCTGGTGACCAGGTGGCCCGGGTGCTGCGGGTCGCCGAGGGGGTGCCCGACCCGGTCCGCCGCCTCGCCGACCAGTTGGCCACCGACAACGGTGCCCCGTACTCGCGGGCGGTGGCGATCGAGGAGTTCCTCGCCGAGCACTACCGCCTCGTCGCGGACGCGCCCAGCGGCCACGCGTACCCGAACCTGAACTTCTTCCTGTTCGGCCCCCGCGACGGCGGCGGCCAACGCGGCACGTCGGAGCAGTTCGCGGCCGGGTTCGCGGTGCTCGGCCGGCTGATGGGCCTGCCGACCCGGGTGGTGGTCGGCTTCCACTCGGCAACCGGCGAGGGCCCGGTCACCGGCGGCGACGCGTACGCCTGGCCGGAGGTGCTGTTCGACGAACTCGGCTGGGTGGCGTTCGACCCGCTGCCCCGGCCGGACACCGAACCACGGCCGGTCGAGGAGGACTTCACCCCGAAGCCGCAGGAACCACCGCCGGTGCAGGACGAACCGGCGCCGGCCGCAACGCCGACCCCGCAGGCCAGTGCCGGCCCGGCCGCCGCACCGCAGACCGGCTCCGGTGCCTCGCTGCCGGTGCTGGCCGGTGGCGGATCGGGCGCGTTGCTGCTGGTGCTCGCCGGGTTCGTACTCGCGGTGACGATGATGCGGCGCGGGCTGCGGCGGCGCCGGCTCGACGAGGGCAGCCCGGCGGACCGGATCGCCGGGGCGTGGCGGGAGGTGACCGACGCGCTGCGGCTGGCCGGTCACCCGGTCGCCGCCTCGCTGGACGCGACCGAGGTGGCGGCGTACGCGGCCGAGATCGCGGGCACCTCCGTCGTCACCGGACCCGGCGCGCCGGGCGGAACCGGCGCGGCGCCGAAGCCGCGCCCGTCGCCGAGACCCCGCCCGACCCCGGCGCCGACCCCTGACCGGTCCGGAACCGAGCGGACCGGGACCGAGCGGACCCGGACCGGGCAGCCGGTGGTGCCGCCGATCGGCGAGCTGGCGACGCTGGTGAACGTGGCGACGTTCGCCCCCGGTACGGCCAGCGACGAGCAGGCCCGGCGCGCGGGCAGCCTCGCCGTCGGGTTCGCCACCGCGCTGCGGGCGGTACGACCCTGGTGGCGACGGGTGCTCTGGTCGCTGCATCCCGGCCCGCTGCGCTGGCGCCGCTGA